In one Cupriavidus taiwanensis genomic region, the following are encoded:
- a CDS encoding efflux transporter outer membrane subunit translates to MSARAWMLAACTVATLGGCAIGPNYQRPQTPEVEQYRLDTGALAIAADSDWWNQFSDPALNALVDAALAGNYDVRIAAARIDEFRGQLMVARSGFFPQLNLSAAAARQSIGRLGGTQFGSGTGNSYQLLANASWELDLWGRIRRQAEAAEASLWNAEYARRGVVLSLAASVVQGYATLRGLDAQLEVAQQTLASRASGLDIFRQRYEGGVISQLELAQAENDYYVAEGSIPPLRTAIAQTENALSVLLGRPPGPIERGKPIGELQAPPVGADLPAALLSRRPDVLQAEQTAIAANAQLGAAQALYLPAVNLSGLFGAVAASPGALWDSASRVWGFGAGLTQPIFQGGAIRGQVQTASGQREQAMLAYQGTVLAALADVNSALANGVETRTRLGSLRRQEQSLFVYADQAFARYEGGYSSYLEVTNAREKLFDAQLAAIQGQVDVLTGTAALYKSLGGGWPAVPEAVRGAGMQGDAPVLTR, encoded by the coding sequence ATGAGCGCACGTGCGTGGATGCTGGCGGCCTGCACGGTGGCAACGCTGGGCGGCTGCGCGATCGGCCCCAACTACCAGCGCCCGCAGACCCCGGAGGTGGAGCAGTACCGCCTCGACACCGGCGCGCTGGCGATTGCCGCCGACAGCGACTGGTGGAACCAGTTCAGCGATCCGGCGCTGAATGCGCTCGTCGATGCCGCGCTGGCCGGCAACTACGACGTGCGCATCGCCGCGGCGCGCATCGATGAGTTCCGTGGCCAGCTGATGGTGGCGCGCTCGGGCTTCTTTCCGCAATTGAACCTGTCCGCGGCCGCCGCGCGCCAGAGCATCGGCAGGCTGGGCGGCACGCAGTTCGGCTCGGGCACCGGCAATTCCTACCAGCTGCTGGCCAACGCCAGCTGGGAGCTCGACCTGTGGGGCCGTATCCGCCGCCAGGCCGAAGCGGCCGAGGCCAGCCTGTGGAATGCCGAGTACGCGCGGCGCGGCGTGGTGCTGTCGCTGGCCGCTTCGGTGGTGCAGGGGTATGCCACGCTGCGCGGGCTGGACGCGCAGCTTGAAGTCGCGCAGCAGACGCTGGCATCGCGCGCAAGCGGGCTGGATATCTTCCGCCAGCGCTATGAAGGCGGTGTGATCTCGCAACTCGAGCTGGCCCAGGCGGAGAATGACTACTACGTGGCCGAGGGCTCGATCCCGCCGCTACGTACCGCGATCGCGCAGACCGAAAACGCATTGTCGGTGCTGCTGGGCCGGCCGCCGGGCCCGATCGAGCGCGGCAAGCCCATCGGCGAACTGCAGGCGCCGCCGGTCGGTGCCGACCTGCCGGCCGCCTTGCTCTCGCGCCGGCCCGATGTGCTGCAGGCCGAGCAGACCGCCATCGCCGCCAATGCGCAACTGGGCGCGGCGCAGGCGCTTTACCTGCCGGCGGTCAACCTGAGCGGCCTGTTCGGCGCCGTGGCGGCGTCGCCGGGCGCGCTGTGGGACAGCGCGTCGCGGGTGTGGGGCTTCGGCGCGGGGCTGACCCAGCCGATCTTCCAGGGCGGCGCCATCCGCGGGCAGGTGCAGACCGCGTCCGGGCAGCGCGAGCAGGCCATGCTCGCTTACCAGGGCACGGTGCTGGCGGCGCTGGCGGATGTGAACAGCGCGCTCGCCAACGGCGTCGAGACCCGCACGCGGCTGGGCAGCCTGCGCCGACAGGAACAGAGCCTGTTCGTCTATGCCGACCAGGCCTTTGCCCGGTATGAGGGCGGTTATTCGAGCTACCTGGAGGTCACCAATGCGCGCGAGAAGCTGTTCGACGCGCAACTGGCGGCGATCCAGGGGCAGGTGGACGTGCTGACCGGCACCGCGGCGCTGTACAAGTCGCTGGGGGGCGGCTGGCCGGCGGTGCCGGAAGCCGTACGGGGCGCGGGCATGCAGGGCGATGCGCCGGTGCTAACGCGCTGA
- a CDS encoding efflux RND transporter permease subunit → MKLAHFFIDRPIFASVLSIIITVGGLVALTKLPIAQFPDITPPSITVTTRYPGASAEVVAQNVAAPIEQQVNGADRMMYMNSTSSSTGDLTLTTYFEIGTDPELAQVDVQNRVNLALPTLPDAVTAQGVSVQKRSSAFMMVIAIYSPDNSYNQTFVGNYANIYVLDALKRIPGANQSSIFGSPDYAMRIWLRPDRMASLGITTEDVKNAVANQNQQFSAGRIGQSPTTGPVQQTFPIATKGRMTEPAEFDNMILRAQSGDAALVRLKDIGRAELGSKDYSLRSRYNGKTATLLAVYQQPGANALDVAKQVRSTLAELKKSFPPGLEYEIALDTTEFVQESIDEVVHTLRDAVILVILVVFLFLQSLRATLVPILAVPVSIIGAFVGMSAFGFSVNMLTLFGMVLAIGIVVDDAIVVIENVERNMTEFNLPPKEAAKKAMDEVSGPVVAIVLVLLAVFIPVAFLSGITGQLYKQFAITIAVSVVLSGVVALTLSPAMAAILLKPGQHKKNRFFTWFNNSFDRLVAGYDKSLQIVIRRTVMSIAIILAMVAVSVVMFMRIPTSFLPVEDQGYLFGAVVMPDAASLDRTQTLSGRAETWFAKQPGVSSVASVDGYSLIDSQNKANAGTLFVTLKGFHERGAGQTATELMQKARQEFSRYQDGVVIPLNPPSIPGLGTTGGFEFWLQSTADGTYQQLEQKVHEFIAKARHRPELSGVNSTINSRSRQFLVEVDRERSETQGVPVENVYSALQTMFGSLYVSQFPKNSRLFQVILQAEPEFRSRPEDLDKVYVRNHNGEMVPIKAVTTTKYVPGADIVTRFNNFPAAKIMGDSAPGYSSGEAIKAMEEVAQEVLGPGYAYAWSGQAYEEKTAGSTAVYVFAFALLMVFLILAAQYEKWSLPLGVLLAVPFALFGALLGILMRGMENDVYFQIGLTVLIALAAKNAILIFEFAVEMREKEGLSAYDAAIHASKLRLRPIIMTSLAFILGCVPLAIASGASAASRQSLGTGVIGGMLGATVIALFFIPMFFWGLERLSERKPKAAAKAGDSPQPPATPPTTPPAGETL, encoded by the coding sequence ATGAAGCTTGCCCATTTCTTTATCGACCGGCCGATCTTCGCATCGGTGCTGTCCATCATCATCACGGTGGGCGGCCTGGTGGCGCTGACCAAGCTGCCGATCGCCCAGTTTCCGGATATCACGCCCCCGTCGATCACGGTCACGACCCGGTACCCCGGCGCGAGTGCCGAGGTGGTGGCGCAGAACGTGGCCGCGCCGATCGAGCAGCAGGTCAACGGCGCGGACCGCATGATGTACATGAACTCGACGAGTTCATCGACCGGCGACCTGACCCTGACCACCTATTTCGAGATCGGCACCGACCCCGAGCTCGCGCAGGTGGACGTGCAGAACCGCGTCAACCTGGCGCTGCCCACGCTGCCCGATGCGGTGACGGCGCAGGGTGTCTCGGTGCAGAAGCGGTCATCGGCGTTCATGATGGTGATTGCCATCTATTCGCCCGACAACAGCTACAACCAGACCTTCGTCGGCAACTACGCCAACATCTACGTGCTGGATGCGCTCAAGCGCATTCCCGGCGCCAACCAGTCGTCGATCTTCGGCAGCCCGGACTACGCCATGCGCATCTGGCTGCGGCCGGACCGCATGGCCTCGCTGGGCATCACCACCGAGGACGTCAAGAACGCGGTCGCCAACCAGAACCAGCAGTTCTCCGCGGGGCGCATCGGCCAGTCACCCACCACCGGCCCGGTGCAGCAGACCTTCCCGATCGCCACCAAGGGCCGCATGACCGAGCCCGCCGAGTTCGACAACATGATCCTGCGCGCGCAGTCCGGCGACGCCGCGCTGGTGCGCCTGAAGGACATCGGCCGCGCCGAGCTCGGCTCCAAGGATTATTCGCTGCGCAGCCGCTACAACGGCAAGACCGCCACGCTGCTGGCGGTGTACCAGCAGCCGGGGGCCAATGCGCTGGACGTGGCCAAGCAGGTGCGCTCCACGCTGGCGGAGCTGAAGAAGAGCTTCCCGCCCGGGCTGGAGTACGAGATCGCGCTCGACACCACCGAGTTCGTGCAGGAGTCGATCGACGAGGTGGTGCACACGCTGCGCGACGCGGTGATCCTGGTGATCCTGGTGGTGTTCCTGTTCCTGCAGAGCCTGCGCGCGACGCTGGTGCCGATCCTGGCCGTGCCCGTGTCGATCATCGGCGCCTTCGTCGGCATGAGCGCGTTCGGCTTCTCGGTCAACATGCTGACCTTGTTCGGCATGGTGCTGGCCATCGGCATCGTGGTCGACGACGCGATCGTGGTGATCGAGAACGTCGAGCGCAACATGACGGAGTTCAACCTGCCGCCCAAGGAGGCCGCCAAGAAGGCGATGGACGAGGTCAGCGGCCCGGTGGTGGCGATCGTGCTGGTGCTGCTGGCGGTGTTCATCCCGGTGGCCTTCCTGTCGGGCATCACCGGACAGCTCTACAAGCAATTCGCCATCACCATCGCGGTTTCGGTCGTGCTGTCGGGCGTGGTGGCGCTGACGCTGTCGCCCGCGATGGCGGCGATCCTGCTCAAGCCCGGCCAGCACAAGAAGAACCGCTTCTTCACCTGGTTCAACAACTCGTTCGACCGGCTCGTGGCCGGCTATGACAAGTCGCTGCAGATCGTGATCCGGCGCACCGTGATGTCGATCGCCATCATCCTGGCGATGGTGGCGGTCAGCGTGGTCATGTTCATGCGCATCCCGACCTCGTTCCTGCCGGTGGAAGACCAGGGCTACCTGTTCGGCGCGGTGGTGATGCCGGACGCGGCCAGCCTGGACCGTACCCAGACCTTGTCCGGCCGCGCGGAGACATGGTTCGCCAAGCAGCCCGGCGTGTCGTCGGTGGCGTCGGTCGATGGCTACAGCCTGATCGATTCCCAGAACAAGGCCAACGCCGGCACGCTGTTCGTCACGCTCAAGGGCTTCCATGAGCGGGGTGCCGGCCAGACGGCGACCGAACTGATGCAGAAGGCCCGCCAGGAGTTCTCCCGTTACCAGGACGGCGTGGTGATCCCGCTGAATCCGCCGTCGATCCCGGGCCTTGGCACCACCGGCGGCTTCGAGTTCTGGCTGCAGAGCACCGCGGACGGGACTTACCAGCAGCTGGAGCAGAAGGTCCATGAGTTCATCGCCAAGGCCCGCCACCGGCCGGAGCTGAGCGGCGTGAACTCCACGATCAATTCGCGCTCGCGCCAGTTCCTCGTCGAAGTTGACCGCGAGCGCTCCGAAACCCAGGGCGTGCCGGTCGAGAACGTCTATTCCGCGCTGCAGACCATGTTCGGCTCGCTCTACGTGAGCCAGTTCCCGAAGAACAGCCGGCTGTTCCAGGTGATCCTGCAGGCCGAGCCCGAGTTCCGCTCGCGGCCGGAAGACCTCGACAAGGTCTACGTGCGCAACCACAACGGCGAGATGGTGCCGATCAAGGCGGTGACCACCACGAAGTATGTGCCGGGGGCGGACATCGTCACGCGCTTCAACAATTTCCCGGCCGCCAAGATCATGGGCGATTCCGCGCCCGGCTACAGCTCGGGGGAGGCCATCAAGGCCATGGAGGAGGTAGCGCAGGAGGTGCTCGGGCCGGGCTACGCCTATGCCTGGAGCGGCCAGGCCTACGAGGAAAAGACCGCCGGCTCCACCGCGGTCTACGTCTTCGCCTTTGCCTTGCTGATGGTGTTCCTGATCCTGGCGGCGCAGTACGAGAAATGGTCGCTGCCGCTCGGGGTGCTGCTGGCGGTGCCGTTCGCGCTGTTCGGCGCGCTGCTCGGCATCCTGATGCGGGGCATGGAGAACGACGTCTACTTCCAGATCGGCCTGACCGTGCTGATCGCCCTGGCGGCGAAGAACGCGATCCTGATCTTCGAGTTCGCGGTGGAAATGCGCGAGAAGGAAGGGCTGAGCGCGTACGACGCCGCCATCCATGCGTCCAAGCTGCGGCTGCGGCCGATCATCATGACCTCGCTGGCGTTTATCCTGGGCTGCGTGCCACTGGCCATCGCCAGCGGCGCCTCGGCGGCCAGCCGGCAGTCGCTCGGCACGGGCGTGATCGGCGGCATGCTCGGGGCCACGGTGATCGCGCTGTTCTTTATCCCGATGTTCTTCTGGGGGCTGGAGCGGCTGTCGGAACGCAAGCCCAAGGCGGCAGCCAAGGCCGGCGATTCGCCGCAGCCGCCCGCCACGCCACCCACCACCCCGCCCGCCGGAGAAACGCTATGA
- a CDS encoding efflux RND transporter periplasmic adaptor subunit, with amino-acid sequence MLKGCSAAGLLALLLVAGCGKEKPAAVAPPAAEVGVITVALRDVPLIFDFVGQTQSSQQVEIRARVNGFLEKRVYSEGALVKAGETLFLMDPKPFEATLKAAEAELAQQQARLNTARADLNRVRPLAARNALSQRDLDDATGKEQEAAAAVEQARANVINARLNLSYTTIKSPVAGLSSFAKRQVGSYIDTTNSLLTYVAKLDPMWVNFSLSENEVLSIRSSEKSGAIKYPAQEAFDIVIVLADGSEFPHHGRIAFADASFSQETGTYLVRAEVANPQGTLRPGQFVRVKVHGAMRTQAIAVPQEAIVQGPRGQTVWVIGPDNKAQQRVVDVGEWTGSNWVVRSGLKAGERVAVSGILRLMPDATVKPVPAAPVAAHGPASGAEAAAAPAASGASAPRAANTTGGKP; translated from the coding sequence ATGCTCAAAGGGTGCAGCGCGGCGGGCCTGCTGGCCCTGTTGCTGGTGGCGGGCTGCGGCAAGGAAAAGCCGGCAGCGGTGGCGCCACCGGCAGCCGAGGTGGGTGTCATCACCGTGGCGCTGCGCGACGTGCCGCTCATCTTTGATTTCGTCGGCCAGACCCAGAGCTCGCAACAGGTGGAGATACGCGCGCGCGTCAATGGCTTCCTGGAGAAGCGGGTCTATTCGGAGGGTGCCCTGGTCAAGGCTGGCGAGACCCTGTTCCTGATGGATCCCAAGCCGTTCGAGGCCACTCTGAAGGCGGCCGAGGCCGAACTGGCGCAGCAGCAGGCGCGGCTGAACACCGCCCGCGCCGACCTGAACCGCGTGCGCCCGCTGGCGGCGCGCAATGCCCTCAGCCAGCGCGACCTGGATGACGCTACCGGCAAGGAGCAGGAGGCCGCGGCCGCGGTGGAGCAGGCGCGCGCCAATGTGATCAATGCCAGGCTGAACCTGAGCTACACCACGATCAAGTCGCCGGTCGCTGGCCTGTCGAGCTTTGCCAAGCGGCAGGTGGGATCCTATATCGATACCACCAACAGCCTGCTGACCTATGTCGCCAAGCTGGATCCGATGTGGGTCAACTTCAGCCTGTCGGAAAACGAGGTCCTGTCGATCCGCTCATCGGAGAAATCCGGCGCGATCAAGTATCCGGCGCAGGAGGCCTTCGACATTGTCATCGTGCTGGCCGACGGATCGGAGTTCCCGCACCACGGCAGGATTGCCTTTGCCGACGCTTCGTTCAGCCAGGAAACCGGCACCTACCTGGTCCGCGCCGAGGTCGCCAATCCGCAGGGGACCCTGAGGCCCGGGCAGTTCGTGCGGGTCAAGGTGCATGGCGCGATGCGCACACAGGCCATTGCCGTGCCGCAGGAAGCCATCGTGCAAGGCCCGCGCGGCCAGACGGTGTGGGTCATCGGCCCGGACAACAAGGCGCAGCAGCGCGTGGTGGACGTGGGCGAATGGACCGGCAGCAACTGGGTGGTGCGCTCGGGTTTGAAGGCCGGTGAGCGCGTCGCCGTGAGCGGAATCCTGCGCCTGATGCCGGATGCGACGGTCAAGCCCGTGCCGGCGGCCCCGGTGGCCGCGCATGGCCCGGCCAGCGGCGCCGAGGCGGCTGCGGCGCCGGCGGCCTCCGGCGCTTCCGCGCCGAGGGCTGCCAACACCACCGGGGGCAAGCCATGA